Proteins encoded by one window of Serratia nevei:
- the dolP gene encoding division/outer membrane stress-associated lipid-binding lipoprotein produces the protein MKLKATFAVLSSALLLQGCIAGVVVGSAAVATKTATDPRSVGTQVDDGTLEARVESALSKDQQLKKDARVVATAYQGKVLLTGQSPNADLTARAKQIAMGVEGTTEVYNEIRQGTPVSLSTASSDTWITTKVRSQLLTSDTVKSSNVKVTTENGEVFLLGLVTQQEGQSAAQIASQVSGVKHVTTAFTYVK, from the coding sequence ATGAAGCTAAAAGCCACATTTGCAGTGCTGTCCAGCGCCCTGCTGTTGCAAGGCTGTATCGCCGGCGTCGTCGTCGGCAGTGCGGCCGTCGCGACCAAAACCGCCACCGACCCGCGCAGCGTCGGGACCCAGGTGGATGACGGTACGCTGGAAGCCAGGGTCGAAAGCGCTCTGAGCAAAGACCAGCAGTTGAAGAAAGACGCCCGTGTGGTCGCCACCGCCTATCAGGGCAAAGTGCTGTTGACCGGCCAGTCGCCTAACGCCGATCTCACCGCGCGCGCCAAGCAGATCGCCATGGGCGTGGAAGGCACGACCGAAGTGTACAACGAAATCCGTCAGGGCACGCCGGTCAGCCTGAGCACCGCGTCCTCCGACACCTGGATCACCACCAAGGTGCGTTCGCAGCTGCTCACCAGCGATACGGTGAAATCATCCAACGTGAAGGTCACCACCGAAAACGGCGAAGTGTTCTTGCTGGGCCTGGTCACCCAACAGGAAGGGCAGTCGGCGGCGCAGATCGCCAGCCAGGTGAGCGGCGTGAAGCACGTCACCACCGCCTTTACCTATGTGAAGTAA
- the mtgA gene encoding monofunctional biosynthetic peptidoglycan transglycosylase: MRKSLGGWRRLRPWYWLKRGVIAILGLWVLGIVAFAFLPVPFSAVMVERQVSAWLSGDFGYVAHSDWVSMDDISPQMALAVMAAEDQKFPDHWGFDVAAIEKALSHNEKRPTRIRGASTLSQQTAKNLFLWDGRSWLRKGLEAGLTSGIELVWTKRRILTVYLNIVEFGDGVFGVEEASQRFFHKPAKRLSAAEAALLAAVLPNPHRFRADAPSGYVIQRQQWIMRQMRQLGGEAFLSENKLD; encoded by the coding sequence ATGAGAAAATCGCTCGGCGGATGGCGGCGACTGCGCCCGTGGTATTGGCTGAAGCGCGGGGTCATCGCGATTCTCGGCCTGTGGGTGTTGGGCATTGTGGCCTTTGCTTTCCTGCCGGTGCCGTTTTCCGCCGTGATGGTGGAGCGGCAAGTCAGCGCCTGGCTGAGCGGCGACTTTGGCTACGTCGCCCATTCGGATTGGGTGTCGATGGACGACATCTCGCCGCAGATGGCGCTGGCGGTGATGGCGGCGGAGGATCAGAAGTTTCCAGACCATTGGGGCTTCGACGTGGCGGCCATTGAAAAGGCGCTCAGCCACAACGAGAAGCGCCCGACGCGCATCCGCGGCGCGTCCACGCTGTCGCAGCAAACCGCCAAGAACCTGTTTCTGTGGGATGGCCGCAGCTGGCTACGCAAAGGGCTGGAGGCCGGATTGACGTCGGGCATCGAGCTGGTGTGGACCAAGCGGCGCATTCTGACGGTGTATCTGAACATCGTCGAGTTCGGCGACGGGGTGTTTGGCGTTGAAGAGGCTTCACAACGCTTTTTCCATAAGCCGGCCAAACGGCTAAGCGCGGCGGAAGCGGCGCTATTGGCGGCGGTATTGCCGAATCCGCATCGCTTCAGGGCCGATGCGCCTTCCGGCTATGTGATACAGCGACAGCAGTGGATCATGCGCCAGATGCGGCAACTGGGCGGGGAAGCGTTTTTAAGCGAGAACAAGCTGGATTAA
- the elbB gene encoding isoprenoid biosynthesis glyoxalase ElbB, which yields MKKVGVVLSGSGVYDGTEIHEAVLTLLALDRAGAQAVCFAPDKPQCHVINHLSGEEMAESRNVLIESARIARGAVQPLALAEAAQLDALIVPGGFGAAKNLSNFAEAGAECWVDEDLARLTREMHKAGKPIGLMCIAPALLPKLLDQQARLTIGNDPDLGEVIDAMGGEPVICPVDDIVVDSEHKVVTTPAYMLAPSIAQAALGIDKLVARVLEMAE from the coding sequence TTTATGACGGTACGGAGATCCATGAAGCGGTGCTGACGCTGCTGGCGTTGGACCGTGCCGGCGCGCAGGCGGTGTGCTTTGCGCCCGATAAACCACAATGCCATGTTATTAATCACTTATCAGGTGAGGAGATGGCGGAGTCGCGCAATGTTCTGATTGAGTCGGCGCGCATTGCCCGCGGCGCGGTGCAGCCGCTGGCGCTGGCGGAGGCCGCGCAGCTGGATGCGCTGATCGTGCCCGGCGGCTTCGGCGCCGCCAAGAACCTCAGCAATTTCGCCGAAGCCGGCGCGGAATGTTGGGTCGATGAGGATTTGGCGCGTCTGACGCGCGAGATGCATAAGGCCGGCAAACCAATTGGCCTGATGTGCATCGCGCCGGCGCTGTTGCCGAAACTGCTGGATCAACAAGCGCGGCTGACCATTGGCAACGATCCGGACCTGGGAGAAGTGATTGACGCCATGGGCGGCGAGCCGGTGATTTGTCCGGTAGACGATATCGTGGTGGACAGCGAACACAAAGTCGTGACCACGCCGGCCTATATGCTGGCGCCGTCGATCGCGCAGGCGGCCCTCGGTATCGATAAGCTGGTGGCGCGGGTACTGGAAATGGCTGAATGA